The segment GGGGCCGCGTGTTGCGGGGCGACAGAAACCGGAACCGGTAGACTTATAGGGAGAGAAGAGATGGACCTGAGTTACTCAGACGAAGAAAAGGCGTTCCGCGACGAAGTCCGCACCTTTCTGGCAGAAAAGCTGCCGAAGGAGCTGCGCGATAAGGTTGCAGGCACCGATGGTGAAGGGCTGACCAAAGCCGATATGGAACGCTGGCACGCGATTCTGAACGAACAGGGCTGGCTGGTGCCCAACTGGCCCAAGAAATTCGGCGGCGCCGAATGGAACGCCGTGCAAAAGCACATTTTCGAAGAAGAAGCCGCCGCCGCCGATGCGCCGCGCATTGTGCCGTTCGGTTTTTCGATGTTGGCCCCCGTGCTGCATAAATTCGGTTCTCAGGAGCAAAACGATTACTGGCTGCCCCGCATGCTGAACGGCGATGACTGGTGGTGTCAGGGCTATTCCGAACCGGGTGCGGGTTCCGACCTTGCCTCGCTGAAAACCACGGCTGTCAAGAACGAGGCGGGCACGCATTACATCGTGAACGGCCAGAAGACATGGACGACACTGGGCCAGCACGCCAACATGATCTTCTGTCTGGTGCGCACCGACAAGGATGTGAAACAGCAGGAAGGCATTTCATTCCTGTTGATCGACATGAACACACCGGGCATCGAAGTGCGCCCGATCATCCTGCTGGACGGTGCCCATGAGGTGAATGAAGTCTGGTTCACAGACGTCGAGGTGCCCGTTGAGAACCTTGTTGGCGAAGAGAACAAGGGCTGGACCTATGCGAAATATCTGCTGACGCATGAGCGTACGAATATTGCTGGTGTCGGTTTCTCTCAGGCGGGTCTGAACACGGTTAAACGTCTGGCAAAATCCGAAATGGCGGGCGGCAAGCCGCTGATCCAGAACCCGCATTTTGCAGCACGCGTCGCGCAGGTCGAAATTGACCTAAAGGCGATGGCGACCACAAACATGCGCATCATCGCCAAAGCGGCCGGTGGCGGCACACCGGGCATCGAGGCCTCGATGCTTAAGGTCAAGGGAACGATTATCCGTCAGGAAATCAACGACTTGGCGCGCCGTGCGGCAGGGGCCTATGCGATGCCGTTTGCCTCTGAAGCGGTCGAAGGATCGAACGCGGGCTTGCCTGATCCATTGGGCGCAGGACCAGTCGCGGCCAAGTATTTCAACAACCGTAAACTGTCGATCTTTGGCGGTTCCAACGAAATCCAGCGCGGTATTATCGCCAAAGTAAGCATGGGAGGATAAGCCATGAATTTCGAGCTGACAGAAGAGCGGCAAATGCTGCAAGACACGCTGCGCCGTTTTTTGCGGGACCGGTATGACACGGCAACGCGCAACACCATCCTCGACAGTGCAACCGGTATGTCCACGGATATCTGGAACGAACTGGCCGAACTGGGCGTGATCGGCGCGCTGTTCACGGAAGAGCAGGGCGGTTTCGGCGGCAAGGGTTTCGACATCGCGGTGGTCTTTGAAGAACTGGGCCGCGCGGGCGTGGTCGAACCGTTCCTTGACACGGCGGTTCTTGCCGGCGGACTGGTGGCGGATTTGGGCAACGAGACCCAAGCTGCGCTGGTAGAAGAGATCATCGGCGGTGCGTGCCAGATGGCCTTTGCCCATGGCGAACCGACCAGCCGGTATGACCTGAACCGGGTTCAGAGCACAGCCAAAGCAGATGGCGACAACGTCGTTCTAAACGGCCACAAAGCCGTTGTGATCAATGCCGAAGCGGCGGATCATCTGGTCATTTCGGCCCGCGAAAGCGGACAGCCGGGTGAAGATGCAGGGATTTCCCTGTTCCTTGTTCCTGCAGATACCAAGGGCATCACAATGCAGGGCTATGCCCTGCTGGCCGGTGGCCGTGCTGCCGAAGTCATGCTGGATGATGTGACCATTCCTGCTTCCATGAGACTTGGCAAAGCGGGCGCGGCATTCGCCGCCATCGAAGCGCGCACTGCTGCCGCATCGGTCGCCCAATGCGCCGAAACCTTGGGGGCGATGGAAACCGCGACAGCCTTGACCAAAGATTACCTGATGACGCGCAAACAGTTTGGCCGCCCGATCGGGACGTTTCAGGCGCTTGCACATCGCATGTCTGACCTGTTGATCGAGATGGAACAGGCGCGTTCCGCGGTGATCAATGCCGCCGGCCATCTGGAAGGCGACCGCAAGACCCGCGAGGTGAATGTTTCTGCAACGAAAAACCTCATGGGGCGCGCGGGACGTCTGGTGGCCGAGGACAGCATCCAGATGCACGGCGGTATTGCGATGACGCAAGAATACGAACTGGCCCATATCGCCAAGCGTATTGTCATGGGTGACCATCGGTTTGGGGATACGGATCACCATCTCGAGCGGTTCATCGCCCTCGCCGCTGCATGAGCGGAGGGCATGACGTGAGCCCCTTGCCGGATGAAGCTTACCTGATCCGCGACGAAACGGGCACGCAAACGCTGATCGGATATGTCGTCGACATATCCGATCCGCCGCGCGCGCATTGTTGGTTGAATGTCGGCCCGACCCATACGAACCGGCACAATGTCCTGCACGGGGGCATTACCGGCTGTCTGCTCGACAATGCCAGCGGCACAGCAGGTTCCCTGACGGTTGATCCGTCAGGCACCGCGCCGTTTCTGACCATTTCCATGACCACGCAATTTATTGCGCCCGGTCGTCCTGGATGGGTGAAGGCCACGGGCACGGTGATTGGGGGCGGGCGCAGTCTGCTCTATATCAACGCTGTGCTGGCGCAGGACGACGGCACGGTGATTGCCACCTCGACAGGTGTGTTCAAACGGGTGCCGCAGGAGAAACTGACATGAGCGCACGTATCGAGGATCTTGGCGACCGGCTGATCATCTGGAATGGCAATGCGGAAAAACGCGGGGCGCTGTCGCCGGAGCTTTATGACTGCATCAACGCCGCTATGGAGCAGGCGCAGGACCCCCGCATTCGTGCGGTGATCCTGACCTCCGAGGGCAGTTTCTTTTGCGCGGGCGGGGATCTGAACGTGTTGATCGAACGCCGCCGGATTACCGAACCTGAACGTCGCGTGAAGGTCGATGAGTTGCATGATTTGCTGCGCGGCATCCGCGCGTGCCCCGTGCCGGTGATCGCTGCTGTCGAGGGGGGGGCCGCGGGTGCGGGCCTCAGCCTTGCGCTGGCTTGTGATCTGATTGTCGCCGCTAAAGACGCAAAGTTCACAGCCGCTTACGTTAAGGCAGGGTTGGTGCCGGACGGCGGGCTGACGTCGGCAATGTCGCGACTGTTGCCCCGCCCCATGGTCATGGAAATGTGCCTGATGGGTCGTCCGGTCATGGCCACACGGTTTGCTGAACTGGGCGCGATCAATCGTGTGGCAGGGTCGGGCAAGGCGATGGAGGAGGCGATGGCGCTGGCGGATCATCTGGCCACAGGCCCGCGCGAGGCACAGGGCGTGATACGCGGACTGGTGTCGCAGGCATATGAGACGAGCGAAGCAGAACAACTGGATGCAGAGCGTAACGCGATGGCGTCTGCAGCCGGTAAAGACGAGGCCGCTGAAGGTATTGCGGCATTTTTGGAAAAACGTCCGGCGTCCTACAAATAGGACCGCTGGTTAGGGAGAAGATGAGATGGCAAGGGTAGAGGCATTTTTGGCCGATCAGGTCGCGGTGCGCGCGGATGCGATGGCGTTAACAGACAGTATCGGCACAGCATGGAGCTTTGCAGATCTGGACCGCGCCAGCGATGCGTTGGCGGACGTGCTGCGCGCCGCTGGTGTTTCGGCAAATGATCGCGTTTTGATGTTGTCGGAAAACTGTGCCGCTGCGGTTGCGGCATTGTTCGCCTGTTGGAAGATGGATGCAGTGGTGATCCCCGTGAACGCGCGCCAGACCGAGGGAGAGGTCAAGCGCATCATGGATCACGCCACCCCGGCGGCAGTGTTGATGACATCGGCGGTTTCAAAGGATGCTTTGCAACACGCCGAACGGATGGGGGCGACAGAACAAACCGGTGCCTTCGGTTCGATGCATCTAGCCGCTTTGCCGTCCAACCCTGATGCTGACCTGCATGATGTGGCCACGCTGCTTTATACAACGGGCACAACGGGTGACCCCAAAGGGGTGATGATGACGCATGACAACATGCGCTTCGGGGGCATGGCGTCTTCGGGTCTGCGCGATATGACCGCGGATGATGTGGTCTATGGGGTGCTGCCCCTGACCCATGTTTTCGGCTTGGTTTCTGTCATTACCGGTGCGTGTTATTCGGGGGCAACGGTGCAGCAAGAGGCACGTTTCTCGGCCAAGGCGTTGTATGATGCAATCATGAACGGCGTCACGGTATTGCCCGCCGTGCCACAGATGCACGCGCTTGTAATGCAATATACCAAAGAGCAGGGGCTGAGTAAGCTCGACTCGCCCAGCCTGCGCTATGTGTCCTCTGGTGGTGCGCCGCTGGATCCGGCGTGGAAACGCAAAGCCGAAGCCTTTTATGGGCTGCCATTGCAAAACGGCTTTGGCATGACCGAGACGACTTCGGGGGCTTCTGCCACGCGCAACGCCTTGGGGTCACCGGATATCTCCGTAGGTCCGCCGACGCCGGGCACTGAAGTCAAAATTGACGATCAGGCCCCCGGGGGCAATGGCAACGGAACCGGCGAACTACTGGTCCGCGGCCCCCACGTGATGAAGGGCTATTACCGCAATCCGGTCGAAACGGATAAGGCGCTGAGCGCGGACGGTTGGTTGCGCACGGGAGATCTGGGCAAGATAGACGAGGTGGGGCACATCCACATTCTGGGCCGCTCCAAAGAACTGATCATTCACGGCGGGTTCAATGTTTACCCGCCCGAGGTCGAGGCCGCGTTGAACGATCACCCGCAGGTGATCCAGTCTGCCGTCATCGGTCGCATGAAAGACGGCGACGAGCAGGTGCTTGCCTTTGTCCAGATTGCCGAAGGGGATGATCTGGAGGCAGCGGAGCTGCGTGATTTTGTGAAAGAACGCTTGACCGGTTACAAGCGGCCCAGCCAGATCGTGCTGGGCACCAGCTTGCCTGCGGCCCCGACAGGCAAAATCCTGAAACACAAATTGCTTGAGGCATTTGCCGATCAGCTGGAGTAGCGCTGCTCCTCCAGCTGCTGGTGGCTTGCGAGGGCGTTAAACGTAGACGCCTTCGGCCGCCGCACGAATTGCTTTAATGTTGGTGCCGTAGGGGGCGGGGTCGCTTACTGACCCGCCTCTGAACACCGCAGAACCGGCAACCAGCACATCGGCCCCTGCCTGTGCAACGATGGGGGCTGTATTCACGTCCACACCGCCGTCGATTTCGATGTGAACCGGACGGTCACCGATCATCTGGCGCAGGGTTTTGATTTTGTCGCTCATGTCGATAAATTTCTGACCGCCGAAACCGGGGTTTACCGTCATCACACAGATCAGATCGGTTAGATCCAGTAAATGCGCCACGCTTTCGGCTGGCGTGCCGGGGTTCAGAGCAACGCCTGCCTTGGCACCGGTTGCGCGGATCGCCTGCAAAGTGCGGTGGATGTGCGGGCCAGCTTCGATATGGGCGGTGATCACGTCAGCACCGGCTTGGGCGAAGGCATCGATATAGGGATCGACGGGGGCAATCATCAGATGCACGTCCATCACGCCCTTGATGTGCGGGCGGATCGCTGCGCAGGTGGCGGGACCAAAGCTGATGTTCGGCACGAAGTGGCCATCCATCACGTCGACATGAACCCAATCGGCGCCTTCTGCCTCGACGGCGGCGCATTCGGCCCCGAAATTGGCAAAGTCGGCGGCAAGAATGGAGGGGGCGATTTTGATGCTGCGGTCAAAGGTCATAACGGAGGCTCCTGTTTTGCGCTTCTTAGCGGGGCCGGGCGCGCGAGGGAAGTGCCACAGCGTTGAACGGCAGGATAAAGCCCGCGGTGTCACACCTTGTAGTAATCGCGATACCAGTCGACAAAATGCTGGATGCCGGTGGCGATGGGCGTGACAGGACGTTGCCCCGTCAGTGTATGCAGCAGCGTTGCATCGGCCCAGGTGGCGGGCACATCGCCGGGTTGGATGTCGTGGAAGGTTTTGATCGCCTCCCGCCCGCAGGCGGTTTCGATGGCTGCGATGAAATCCAGCAGTTTGACGGGGCTGTCATTGCCGATGTTCACCACGCGAAATGGGGCATTGGGTGAAATACTGTCGCCCTCGACGGGGTTTGCGGGGTCCGGTATCGCGTCAGCAAGCGCAAGGATAGAGGCGACCAGATCATCCACATAGGTAAAGTCGCGTTGCATCTTGCCGTGGTTATAGACGTCGATGGGGTCACCGTTCAGGATCGCACGGGTGAATTTGAAATGCGCCATATCGGGGCGTCCCCACGGGCCGTAGACCGTAAAGAAACGGTACATCGTCGTGGGCAGGTTATAAAGGTGCGCATAGCTGTGGGCGAGGTTCTCGGTCGCCTTCTTTGTCGCTGCATAAAACGACATCTGGGTGTCGACCTTGTCGGTTTCGGCGTAGGGCAGTTTGGTGTTCGCCCCGTAAACCGAGGAGCTCGAGGCCAGCAGCATATGCTTGGGCGGGAAGGTGCGGGCAGCCTCAAGAAGTTCGAACGTGCCCATCAGGTTCGCCTCAACATAAGCGCGGGGCATCTGGATCGAATGGCGCACACCGGCTTGCGCGGCAAGGTGGATCACGATGTCGGGCCGGTGTTGTTCAAACAGGGTCAACAACACACCGGGCGTTTCGATTTTGTCGTTGACGACCTGAAACTGCGCATGTTCTAGCAGCATTTCCTGACGGCGCTGTTTGAGGGTTACATCATAGTAATCCGACATGCTGTCGATGCCCACAACGCGCCAACCGGCATCCAGCAGGGCAAGCGAGGTGAAGTAACCGACAAAACCGGAAGAACCTGTCACAAGGGCGGTTTTCACAGATCAATCTCCAAGGTGGCGTTGGGCGTGGCTGCGCGGGATTGGCACAGGATCATCGCCTCTTCGCGTTGCGCGGCGGACAGCACAAAATCGCGGTGTTCTACGGCCCCCTTAAGGACGCCGCATTTGCACACGCCGCAGATGCCATCGCTGCATTTGATGTCGACGGGCAATCCCGCAGCGATCAAAGCGTCCGATGCTGATTGATCCGCAGGTACGGCAATTTCACGACCCGATTTGAGGCGCAGGGTGAACGGATGGTTCACGTACTCCGGCAGTTCGGGCGTTGAGAAATACTCAAGATGCCGCTGCGCTTCGGGGATGTTTGAGGCGATTGCACTGTCCATAACGGCTTGCATGTAGGTATCGGGACCGCAGGTGTAAACATGTGCACCCTTTGGTAACGCAGACATGATCGCGGGCAAATCCGCGCGGCTGCCCTCATCCGACATGTGCAGGTGGACACGGCTGGCCCAAGGCATCGCTTTCAGAATGTCGCAAAAGGCCGCGGCAGCGCGGGTGCTGGCGGAATAATGCAGATCGAATGGCCGCCCAAGGGCGTGCAACCGGTGCGCAAAAGCAATCATTGGTGTCACTCCGATCCCGCCACCCATGAGCAGGGAATGGGGGGCGTCCTCGACCAGTTCAAAATGGTTCACGGGTTTGGAGACAAATACACGCCGGTTCGCGGTGAAGACGCGGTGCAGCAGGGAAGAACCGCCGCGCCCTTCGTCTTCGCGCAGCACCGCGATCTGGTATTTGGACCGGTCCGCCGGATCACTGAGCAGGGAATAGGGGCGCAGAAATTCGGGGGCGACAACCAGATCTAGATGGCCACCGGCGGTCCATGCTGGCAGGTCCGCCCCTTGCGGATCGCTAAAGGTGTAAAGCGTCACCGCATCGGTCAGCGCATCTACACCCGTGACGCGTAAATCCAGCACCGGCGCATCACCCGCCCCCTGATAAAGATGCAAATGATCCGTGTCGCCTGCGGCGGTCTTGGCTCGGTGCTCATCGGCACTGATCAAGGCCGCATGCGCGGCGATCCCCGCTTCGCGGTTCATCGGATCGGGATAGGGCCAAGGGTGCGGGGCCAGCGGTGCGGGATAAACGGCCAAGGTCTGATCTTCGAATTTCAGGTCCAGATCGGTCTGCAAATCGCGGGTGTTCACAGGTGCAGCAGGGGCGGCGAACCCGCCATCGGCTTTCATCTCAATGTCCCACCACCACTTTTTGACAGGGTTCAGCCCGCCATTGCCCAGCTTGTCGTCCAGTTTGGCCAGCATCGGTGCTGCCTTGGGGATGTGCATTGCCGCCCAGCGAAACGGGGCTTCGGCGAATAATCCTTCCAAATTCCAAGGGCAGGTTTTCATACAACGCCCACACATGCCGCCCCCTTGGTTGGTGATCCGGTAGGTGGCGCATTTCTGGCTGTCGGATTTCCAGATCTCATAGCCGTTGAACATTTTTTTAGGCCCTGCGGTGATCGCACCGGAGGGGCATTCGCGGGCGCATTTGTTGCAGGCTTCGCAGAACTTTTGCAGGCCAAAGTCGATCGGCATGTCATGTTCAACCGGCATGGTCGTGGTGACGACGCCCGATTTCAGACGCGGGCCAAGGAAGGGGTTCAGGATCACCTCGCCGATGCGGCTGACCTCGCCCAGACCGGCCAGCAGTAAAAGCGGCGGTTGCAACACATCACCATCCATCACCGTATGGGATTTGGAGGCATAGCCAAGGTTGCGCATGTGTTGGGCGATGATGCCGCCAATGATCGAAAACCGAAGGTAGGCGCGCATGCTTTGCGACACGCTGATCCAGTCATCACCTGACGAGCCATCAGTGGTTTCGAACCCCTGATCGATAATCAGCGACAGGGCCTGATCGTGGGGCGGCGTGATGGGCGTGCCGGTGGCATCATGGCTGTACCACGTCCAGTCGGGACAGGCCGATAGGCCGGAGGCATCGCTGCCAAGGAAATAACTGGCGGCCTTCAGGTTGGCGGCGTTGCGGGCGGGGTCCGCGCCTGATCGCTCAGCCGATACCGCGCCGTCCTGCAACAAAATCAATGCGCCCAGCAAGCGCCGTTGCGCCGCGGCGGGGGCGGATTTGACCACGTGCTGCCCGCCCTTCATCGCGTCCTGGACCTTTGGCCCCATGTCGCCGAACTGGCCACGGGCAAACAAATCGCTGCGCTTGGGCACGCGCGGCACGTTGGGCGCGTCGATATAGGTTGTCGGGTCGGGCACACGTTTCAGCGTTTCAAAAGGATGCGCGCCATCGACGTAATCGCGTTTTGCAAACGGATCGCTGGTGCCTGCGCGCAGCCCGCCATGGGTGCCAAGTTTCCATGACAACCCATTCAGGATGCCCTGCGGTTGTTCGGCCATTGGGGCAAGCGGCATGTCGGGGCTCAACACCATATCCGTGCTGACCACAGCCAGCCCGAAGCGCGTGCCAAGCCAAGGGTTCTGTAATGTTCCGTTTTCCCAAACCGCCAGACCGCTTGCGAGCGCACATGTGCCAAGGTTGATGTCCGATGTCGTCGCGGAATGGACGCGGGCGTCAAATCCAAGCTGGCGGATATAATCGGCGATCACGGTCGCGTTTTCCGTGGCGCGCAGTGCGGCGCGCTCGGCCTGTATATCGACGATCCAGTCCGTGCCGGATTCGTCAGGGCGCGGATCACGACCATAGGCGAACAGGATCACCACCGCGTGGCTGTGATCAGGCAGCGGCGGCACGGGCGTTGTTGCCGCCTCGCGCAGATTGGCCATGATCACGTCAACACCTGCGGCCAGCGTCTTGGTCTGGCGGCTGCGCAGATCTTCGGCCAGCGCTTCGGTGCCCGCGCTTTGACGCGGTTCGCCCAGACGGGCGGCATCGGGCAAGGCGCAAATACCCATCATCGAAGCATCGTTATAGTACCCGAAGGCCTTGATATGATTTGCTCTTTCCGTCGGATCTTTGGGAATTTCCGCGCGCACCGGATTGGCTTTTCCTGCGCGCAGCACGTCCATCATCGCCTGATAGGGAGCCATCGCATTGGCAATGCTCTGCGGTGTTTCCGGCCGCTCGAAACGGGTCTCGGGGAATGGAATATCGGGCATTTGCGCGGGCAGGCCAGAACGTCGTTGAAGCCGTTCAAGGGGATAGCCCCCCAAATGCAGCGGGCGGTTTTTGGAGGAGAAAATCTTCATTGTTCCGGCTTGCCATAGCACGGTGCAGAAAACCAGAGCCGCGCGCGCTGGCCAGTACAGACAAACCTGTTATCAAGAGGCACAGCAAGGAAAGGTCCGCAGATGAGCACCACCCATGAAGCAGATGAAGACATCCGCAATCGCGACATCAAAATCTATGTGAACGGCGATATCGTGCACCGCGATGCGGCGAAAGTGTCGGTTTATGACAGCGGTTTCATGCTGGGGGACGGCATCTGGGAAGGTATGAGGCTGTACGATGGCGTATGGGCCTTTTTCGACGAACATATGGACCGGTTTTTCAACTCCTGCAAAACCATTTCAATGGATGTGGGTATGGACAAGGCCGGCATCGCAGAGGCCATGCGCCAAACGGCCAAGGCCAATGGCATGACAGGTGATGTGCATTGCCGCCTGATGCTGACCCGTGGCATCAAAGACAAGCCGTTCCAGCATCCGCAGCTTAGTACCTCGGGGCCGACGTTGGTCATCATCATGGAGCACTCCAAACCCGTGGACCGGTTGCAATCGGCGGGCATCCGGCTGGCCACGGTGCCGCAGGTGCGCGGGTTGCCGATGGCGCAAGACCCCAAGCTGAATTCCCATTCCAAGCTGAACTGCATCATCGCCTGTTTGCAGGCAGAGGCGGCGGGCGCGGATGAGGGTTTGATGCTGGACCCGCAAGGATTTGTGAACACTACCAACGCGTGCAACTTCTTTATTGTGCGTCGGGGCGAGGTTTGGACCTCGACCGGGGATTACTGCATGAACGGGGTTACGCGGCAGAAGGTGATTGATCTGTGCCGCACAAATGGCATTCCGGTGTTTGAAAAGAACTTTTCGCTATATGAAACCTATGGTGCGGACGAGGCTTTTCTGACTGGCACGTTCGGCGCACAGACACCGGTGGCGGAAATTGACGGTAAACCGATTGGCACGGGCGAACGTCCCGTGACGGCCCGCATTCAGGCGCTGTACAAGGAGCTGATCCGCGCGCATGTGGCGGCGTTGTCTTAGGGTAAATCCCCGATCAGAATAGCGCGGAAATCATTGACATTCGTGCCGGTGGGACCGGTGACAAACAGATCATCCGTGGCCGCGAAAGCGCTGTAGGCATCATTGTGTTGCAGATGCGTTTGCGGGTCACTGCCGGCACGGCGCATCCTGTCTGCGGTGGTGCCATCGACGAAGGCACCTGCGTTATCCTCTGATCCGTCGATCCCGTCTGTGTCGGCGGCCAGCGCGTGCATTCCCGCCACCCCGTCCAGTGCCAGCGCCAGCGCGAGCTGGAATTCGCTGTTGCGCCCGCCGCGTCCCTTATGGCGCAGGGTGACGGTGGTTTCACCGCCGGACAACAAGACAACAGGTGCAGGATAGGGGAAACCGGTGTCGGCAACCTGACGCGCCAGCGCCGCATGTACTTGGGCGACATCGCGCGCTTCGCCCTCGATCCGGTCGGACATCACCCATGCGTTAACGCCTTTGGCGCGGGCGGCTTTCGCAGCCGCATCCAGTGAAATCGCGGCGGAGGCGATGATACGGGTTTCGTTGCGGTCGACCAGACGGGGCGCTTCGCCGTCGCACTGTGCGTCAAGGTGGGTCATCAACCGGTCGGGCAGGATGATCCCGCGGGCCCGTATCATCGCGGCAACGCTGCTTGGTTGTGGGCGTCCGGCCACGGTTGGTCCTGACGCAACTTCGCCCGCCGCGTCGCCGGGCACATCGGACACGATCAGGCTGCATACCTGCGCCGGAGCGGCCAGTTCTGCCAAGCGCCCGCCGTTGATACCGCTGAAACATTTGCGAATGTCGTTCATCACCGAGATCGGTGCGCCCGATGCCAACAGTGCCTCGTTCAGCTCTTGCAGGTCGGCCAGTTCCAACCCCTCCGGCGGATCAGGCAGCAGGGACGATCCACCGCCGCAAACCAGCGCAATCACCAGATCGTCAGGGCCAAGGCCGGTCACTGCCGCCTTTAACGCCTGCGCAGCTTGCAATCCGGCAGCGTCCGGCACCGGATGCGCGGCCTCCATCACTTTGATCGAAGTGCAAGGCGCGCCGTAGCCGTATCGCGTGACGATCACGCCTGAGTACGGCCCGTCCCAAAGTGCCTCGAAAGCCTGTGCCAGTTGCGCGGCCCCTTTGCCGGCACCAACCACCACCGTGCGGCCCTTGGGTTTGACGGGCAGGCGGCCTTGCAGTGCTTTTAACGGGTCCGCTGCCGCGACGGCACAGTCAAACAGATGGCTTAAAAAGGCGCGGCGCGTGTTGGTCATCAAAACTCCTGCGGGTCAACTGACCCCGAAAATATCGCGGGTGAACACCTTGTCTTCTACATCACTCAAATCGGCAGAGGCACGATTGGCAACGATCACATCGCATTCGGTCTTGAACGCTTCAAGATCGGTGACGACTTCGCAACCCATGAATTTCTTTTTACCCAGAGAAGGTTCATAAACCAGCACCCTGATCCCTGCATCGCGAATGTCGCGGATCACACCCTGCACCGAGGTCTGGCGGAAATTGTCTGAACCCGCTTTCATCACCAACCGGTGGATGCCCACCGTTTGCGGCCCCATTTCAATCACCTTGCTGGCGATATATTCCTTGCGCGTCTTATTGGCCTGAACCACGGCCCGCATCAGGTTTTGTGGCACATCCGAAAAGTTGGCCAGCAGTTGTTTGGTATCCTTGGGCAGACAGTATCCGCCATAGCCGAAGGACGGGTTGTTATAATGCGTGCCGA is part of the Sulfitobacter geojensis genome and harbors:
- a CDS encoding NAD-dependent epimerase/dehydratase family protein, giving the protein MKTALVTGSSGFVGYFTSLALLDAGWRVVGIDSMSDYYDVTLKQRRQEMLLEHAQFQVVNDKIETPGVLLTLFEQHRPDIVIHLAAQAGVRHSIQMPRAYVEANLMGTFELLEAARTFPPKHMLLASSSSVYGANTKLPYAETDKVDTQMSFYAATKKATENLAHSYAHLYNLPTTMYRFFTVYGPWGRPDMAHFKFTRAILNGDPIDVYNHGKMQRDFTYVDDLVASILALADAIPDPANPVEGDSISPNAPFRVVNIGNDSPVKLLDFIAAIETACGREAIKTFHDIQPGDVPATWADATLLHTLTGQRPVTPIATGIQHFVDWYRDYYKV
- a CDS encoding acyl-CoA dehydrogenase family protein; translation: MNFELTEERQMLQDTLRRFLRDRYDTATRNTILDSATGMSTDIWNELAELGVIGALFTEEQGGFGGKGFDIAVVFEELGRAGVVEPFLDTAVLAGGLVADLGNETQAALVEEIIGGACQMAFAHGEPTSRYDLNRVQSTAKADGDNVVLNGHKAVVINAEAADHLVISARESGQPGEDAGISLFLVPADTKGITMQGYALLAGGRAAEVMLDDVTIPASMRLGKAGAAFAAIEARTAAASVAQCAETLGAMETATALTKDYLMTRKQFGRPIGTFQALAHRMSDLLIEMEQARSAVINAAGHLEGDRKTREVNVSATKNLMGRAGRLVAEDSIQMHGGIAMTQEYELAHIAKRIVMGDHRFGDTDHHLERFIALAAA
- a CDS encoding PaaI family thioesterase codes for the protein MSPLPDEAYLIRDETGTQTLIGYVVDISDPPRAHCWLNVGPTHTNRHNVLHGGITGCLLDNASGTAGSLTVDPSGTAPFLTISMTTQFIAPGRPGWVKATGTVIGGGRSLLYINAVLAQDDGTVIATSTGVFKRVPQEKLT
- a CDS encoding acyl-CoA dehydrogenase family protein — protein: MDLSYSDEEKAFRDEVRTFLAEKLPKELRDKVAGTDGEGLTKADMERWHAILNEQGWLVPNWPKKFGGAEWNAVQKHIFEEEAAAADAPRIVPFGFSMLAPVLHKFGSQEQNDYWLPRMLNGDDWWCQGYSEPGAGSDLASLKTTAVKNEAGTHYIVNGQKTWTTLGQHANMIFCLVRTDKDVKQQEGISFLLIDMNTPGIEVRPIILLDGAHEVNEVWFTDVEVPVENLVGEENKGWTYAKYLLTHERTNIAGVGFSQAGLNTVKRLAKSEMAGGKPLIQNPHFAARVAQVEIDLKAMATTNMRIIAKAAGGGTPGIEASMLKVKGTIIRQEINDLARRAAGAYAMPFASEAVEGSNAGLPDPLGAGPVAAKYFNNRKLSIFGGSNEIQRGIIAKVSMGG
- a CDS encoding class I adenylate-forming enzyme family protein: MARVEAFLADQVAVRADAMALTDSIGTAWSFADLDRASDALADVLRAAGVSANDRVLMLSENCAAAVAALFACWKMDAVVIPVNARQTEGEVKRIMDHATPAAVLMTSAVSKDALQHAERMGATEQTGAFGSMHLAALPSNPDADLHDVATLLYTTGTTGDPKGVMMTHDNMRFGGMASSGLRDMTADDVVYGVLPLTHVFGLVSVITGACYSGATVQQEARFSAKALYDAIMNGVTVLPAVPQMHALVMQYTKEQGLSKLDSPSLRYVSSGGAPLDPAWKRKAEAFYGLPLQNGFGMTETTSGASATRNALGSPDISVGPPTPGTEVKIDDQAPGGNGNGTGELLVRGPHVMKGYYRNPVETDKALSADGWLRTGDLGKIDEVGHIHILGRSKELIIHGGFNVYPPEVEAALNDHPQVIQSAVIGRMKDGDEQVLAFVQIAEGDDLEAAELRDFVKERLTGYKRPSQIVLGTSLPAAPTGKILKHKLLEAFADQLE
- the rpe gene encoding ribulose-phosphate 3-epimerase, coding for MTFDRSIKIAPSILAADFANFGAECAAVEAEGADWVHVDVMDGHFVPNISFGPATCAAIRPHIKGVMDVHLMIAPVDPYIDAFAQAGADVITAHIEAGPHIHRTLQAIRATGAKAGVALNPGTPAESVAHLLDLTDLICVMTVNPGFGGQKFIDMSDKIKTLRQMIGDRPVHIEIDGGVDVNTAPIVAQAGADVLVAGSAVFRGGSVSDPAPYGTNIKAIRAAAEGVYV
- a CDS encoding oxepin-CoA hydrolase, alternative type encodes the protein MSARIEDLGDRLIIWNGNAEKRGALSPELYDCINAAMEQAQDPRIRAVILTSEGSFFCAGGDLNVLIERRRITEPERRVKVDELHDLLRGIRACPVPVIAAVEGGAAGAGLSLALACDLIVAAKDAKFTAAYVKAGLVPDGGLTSAMSRLLPRPMVMEMCLMGRPVMATRFAELGAINRVAGSGKAMEEAMALADHLATGPREAQGVIRGLVSQAYETSEAEQLDAERNAMASAAGKDEAAEGIAAFLEKRPASYK